In Streptomyces capitiformicae, one genomic interval encodes:
- a CDS encoding RNA polymerase sigma factor: MLGDDAELTAAVLAAQDGNETAFRTVYRAVHPRLLGYVRTLVGDPDAEDVTSEAWLQIARDLERFSGDADRFRGWAARIARNRALDHIRMRGRRPAIGGDETELTGKPAESDTAGEAMEALATDRTLSLIAQLPQDQAEAVVLRVVVGLDAKTAAETLGKRAGAVRTAAHRGLKRLAELIGENPEVASEADPESGETLDAVPPPREPRTRAATSAGVTHMRPRTQKDM, translated from the coding sequence GTGCTGGGGGACGACGCGGAGCTGACCGCCGCGGTGCTTGCGGCACAGGACGGGAACGAGACCGCCTTCCGGACTGTGTACCGCGCCGTGCACCCGCGGCTGCTCGGATACGTACGGACGCTGGTCGGCGATCCGGACGCGGAGGACGTCACCTCCGAGGCCTGGCTGCAGATAGCCCGTGACCTGGAGCGGTTCAGCGGTGACGCCGACCGGTTCCGGGGCTGGGCGGCCCGGATCGCCCGCAACCGTGCTCTCGATCACATACGCATGCGCGGCCGCCGCCCCGCGATAGGCGGCGACGAGACCGAGCTCACCGGCAAGCCTGCCGAGTCCGACACGGCGGGCGAGGCGATGGAGGCCCTTGCCACCGACCGCACGCTGTCGCTCATAGCCCAGCTGCCGCAGGACCAGGCGGAGGCCGTGGTCCTGCGGGTCGTGGTCGGCCTCGACGCCAAGACCGCCGCGGAGACGCTGGGCAAGCGCGCGGGCGCCGTACGGACCGCCGCGCACCGGGGCCTGAAGCGGCTCGCGGAGCTGATCGGGGAGAATCCGGAGGTGGCCTCGGAGGCCGATCCGGAATCCGGCGAGACGCTGGACGCCGTACCCCCACCGAGAGAACCGCGTACACGCGCGGCTACGTCCGCGGGTGTGACGCATATGCGTCCGCGGACGCAGAAGGACATGTGA
- a CDS encoding acyl-CoA mutase large subunit family protein — protein MARESESGLPIEPVYGPDALEGWNPADKLGEPGAYPFTRGVYPSMYTGRPWTMRQYAGFGTAVESNARYKQLIANGTMGLSVAFDLPTQMGHDSDAPIAHGEVGKVGVAIDSVDDMRVLFDGIPLDKVSTSMTINAPAALLLLLYQLVAEEQGVGADRLTGTIQNDVLKEYIARGTYIFPPKPSLRLIADIFKYCKAEIPKWNTISISGYHMAEAGASPAQEIAFTLADGIEYVRTAVAAGMDVDDFAPRLSFFFVARTTILEEVAKFRAARRIWARVMRDEFGAKNPKSLMLRFHTQTAGVQLTAQQPEVNLVRVAVQGLAAVLGGTQSLHTNSFDEAIALPTDKSARLALRTQQVLAYETDVTATVDPFAGSYAIERMTDEVETAALELMRKVEDLGGAVSAIEHGFQKSEIEHSAYRIAQETDSGERVVVGVNRFQLDEEDPYEPLRVAPAIEAQQAERLAKLRAERDQAAVDSALDALRKAAEGEDNVLYPMKDALRARATVGEVCNALREVWGAYVPSDTF, from the coding sequence ATGGCGCGCGAGTCGGAGTCCGGACTGCCCATCGAGCCGGTGTACGGGCCGGACGCACTGGAGGGCTGGAATCCGGCGGACAAGCTGGGTGAGCCGGGCGCGTACCCCTTCACCCGTGGTGTCTACCCGTCGATGTACACCGGCCGCCCCTGGACCATGCGCCAGTACGCCGGTTTCGGTACGGCCGTGGAGTCCAACGCGCGCTACAAGCAGCTCATCGCCAACGGCACGATGGGTCTGTCGGTCGCCTTCGACCTGCCGACCCAGATGGGGCACGACTCGGACGCGCCCATCGCGCACGGCGAGGTCGGCAAGGTGGGCGTGGCGATCGACTCGGTCGACGACATGCGGGTGCTGTTCGACGGCATCCCGCTGGACAAGGTGTCGACGTCGATGACGATCAACGCCCCGGCGGCTCTGCTGCTCCTGCTGTACCAACTGGTCGCCGAGGAACAGGGCGTCGGCGCGGACAGGCTGACGGGCACGATCCAGAACGACGTGTTGAAGGAGTACATCGCGCGCGGCACGTACATCTTCCCGCCGAAGCCCTCCCTGAGGCTGATCGCGGACATCTTCAAGTACTGCAAGGCCGAGATCCCCAAGTGGAACACGATCTCGATCTCCGGCTACCACATGGCCGAGGCGGGTGCCTCGCCCGCGCAGGAGATCGCCTTCACCCTCGCGGACGGCATCGAGTACGTCCGTACGGCGGTCGCGGCGGGCATGGACGTGGACGACTTCGCGCCCCGCCTCTCCTTCTTCTTCGTGGCCCGTACGACGATTCTCGAAGAGGTCGCCAAGTTCCGCGCGGCGCGGCGTATCTGGGCCCGGGTGATGAGGGACGAGTTCGGCGCGAAGAACCCGAAATCCCTGATGCTGCGCTTCCACACCCAGACGGCGGGCGTCCAGCTGACAGCCCAGCAGCCCGAGGTGAACCTGGTCCGGGTCGCCGTCCAGGGCCTGGCGGCGGTGCTGGGCGGCACCCAGTCCCTGCACACCAACTCCTTCGACGAGGCGATCGCGCTCCCGACGGACAAGAGCGCGCGGCTCGCCCTGCGGACGCAGCAGGTCCTCGCCTACGAGACGGACGTGACCGCGACGGTCGACCCCTTCGCCGGCTCCTACGCCATCGAGCGGATGACGGACGAGGTGGAGACGGCCGCGCTGGAGCTCATGCGGAAGGTCGAGGACCTCGGGGGCGCGGTGTCCGCCATCGAGCACGGCTTCCAGAAGAGCGAGATCGAGCACAGCGCGTACCGGATCGCCCAGGAGACCGACTCCGGCGAGCGCGTGGTCGTCGGCGTCAACCGCTTCCAACTCGACGAGGAGGACCCGTACGAGCCGCTGCGGGTGGCCCCCGCCATCGAGGCCCAGCAGGCGGAGCGGCTCGCGAAGCTGCGGGCGGAGCGGGACCAGGCGGCGGTGGACTCCGCCCTGGACGCGCTGAGGAAGGCGGCGGAGGGGGAGGACAACGTGCTGTATCCGATGAAGGATGCGTTGCGGGCCAGGGCGACTGTGGGTGAGGTGTGCAATGCGTTGCGGGAGGTCTGGGGGGCGTACGTTCCCTCGGATACCTTCTGA
- a CDS encoding RNA polymerase sigma factor: MGQAGEPRRVQAYDGELGVAVARAQDGDEAAFAVAYRLVQPGLLGYLRGIVGDDAEDVASDAWLEIARDLGRFKGDGAGFRGWTATIARHRALDHLRRQKVRPRATALENDLLELPGTHSTHDQALETLSTERALGLIARLPREQAEAVLLRVVVGLDGPAAARVLAKRPGAVRTATHRGLKRLAQLLRTEGVTDDDPQTLGESG; encoded by the coding sequence TTGGGCCAGGCAGGGGAACCTCGCCGCGTGCAGGCGTACGACGGGGAACTGGGCGTGGCCGTCGCGCGGGCCCAGGACGGGGACGAGGCCGCGTTCGCGGTGGCGTACCGGCTCGTGCAGCCCGGGCTGCTGGGGTATCTGCGCGGCATCGTCGGGGACGACGCGGAGGACGTCGCCTCGGACGCCTGGCTGGAGATAGCGCGGGACCTCGGGCGGTTCAAGGGCGACGGGGCCGGCTTCCGGGGCTGGACCGCGACGATCGCCCGGCACCGGGCCCTGGACCATCTGCGGCGCCAGAAGGTCAGGCCCCGGGCGACCGCCCTGGAGAACGACCTGCTGGAACTGCCCGGCACCCACAGCACCCACGACCAGGCCCTGGAGACCCTCTCCACGGAGCGGGCCCTCGGCCTGATCGCGAGGCTGCCCCGTGAACAGGCCGAGGCCGTCCTGCTGCGTGTCGTCGTGGGCCTGGACGGCCCTGCCGCCGCCCGAGTCCTCGCCAAACGCCCGGGCGCGGTCCGTACCGCCACCCACCGGGGACTGAAAAGACTGGCCCAGCTGCTCCGTACCGAGGGTGTGACGGATGACGACCCCCAGACGCTGGGGGAGTCGGGATGA
- a CDS encoding L,D-transpeptidase family protein translates to MRTKDMRRSVAALAALVVAGGCTAQVMDVKSGQRQPVRIETAAPPGDSDPRQDDGDKAAGDEGGGEQAPTRTAPPSASPSPTPPKVLWSRGDEGLDVRELQARLRQVAWLYVGPTGTYDDLTVQAVKGFQGKRGLPRTGQTDSVTWARLLNMTREPGKWDLYAYGGQPAAAPDPRCMTGRVLCISKTSRTLRWMVDGRTLTTVEVRFGSQYTPTREGVFHVYFKSRDHWSTLYDTAMPYAMFFSGGQAVHYSSDFAARGYYGASHGCVNVRDEAAIANLFAQVRNGDKVVVSW, encoded by the coding sequence ATGCGTACCAAGGACATGCGGAGATCGGTGGCCGCACTCGCGGCACTCGTCGTGGCCGGCGGCTGCACGGCCCAGGTGATGGACGTGAAGAGCGGCCAGCGGCAGCCGGTGCGCATCGAGACGGCGGCCCCGCCCGGCGACAGCGACCCGAGGCAGGACGACGGCGACAAGGCCGCCGGTGACGAGGGCGGCGGCGAGCAGGCGCCCACGAGAACGGCGCCGCCCAGCGCCTCCCCCTCCCCGACACCGCCCAAGGTCCTCTGGTCCCGCGGCGACGAGGGGCTCGACGTACGCGAACTCCAGGCCCGGCTCCGGCAGGTCGCCTGGCTCTACGTGGGCCCCACAGGCACGTACGACGATCTGACCGTCCAGGCGGTCAAGGGGTTCCAGGGCAAGCGAGGGCTGCCGAGGACCGGGCAGACGGACAGCGTCACCTGGGCGCGGCTGCTGAACATGACGCGGGAGCCGGGCAAGTGGGACCTGTACGCGTACGGCGGCCAGCCGGCCGCGGCACCGGACCCGCGCTGTATGACGGGCCGGGTGCTGTGCATCAGCAAGACGAGCCGCACCCTGCGCTGGATGGTGGACGGCAGAACGCTGACGACGGTCGAGGTGCGCTTCGGCTCGCAGTACACGCCCACCCGCGAGGGCGTCTTCCACGTCTACTTCAAGTCCCGCGACCACTGGTCGACCCTGTACGACACCGCCATGCCGTACGCGATGTTCTTCAGCGGCGGCCAAGCCGTCCACTACTCCTCCGACTTCGCGGCCCGCGGCTACTACGGGGCCTCGCACGGCTGCGTCAACGTCCGCGACGAGGCGGCGATCGCGAATCTGTTCGCGCAGGTCAGGAACGGGGACAAGGTCGTCGTCTCTTGGTGA